From a single Flavobacterium sp. genomic region:
- the gyrB gene encoding DNA topoisomerase (ATP-hydrolyzing) subunit B, with protein MSEENKKSGYSADSIQALEGMEHVRMRPSMYIGDTGVRGLHHLVYEVVDNSIDEALAGHCDTIYVAINEDNSISVEDNGRGIPVDLHKKEGVSALEVVMTKIGAGGKFDKDSYKVSGGLHGVGVSCVNALSDHLRATVYREGKIYEQEYERGKALYPVKQIGTTDKRGTMVTFKPDATIFTQTLEYSYDTLAARLRELSFLNKGITITLTDKRNLAEDGSQPVETFHSKEGLKEFVKFLDGNREPIITHVISMEHEKGEIPVEVALIYNTSYTENIFSYVNNINTHEGGTHLQGFRMGLTRTLKKYADASGLLDKLKFEISGDDFREGLTAIISVKVQEPQFEGQTKTKLGNREVVSPVSQAVSEMLENYLEENPNDAKIIVQKVILAAQARHAAKKAREMVQRKTVMGGGGLPGKLSDCSEQDPEKCEIFLVEGDSAGGTAKQGRDRFFQAILPLRGKILNVEKAMQHKVFENEEIRNIFTALGVTIGTAEDSKALNLEKLRYHKVVIMCDADVDGSHISTLILTFFFRYMKELIEKGHVYIAAPPLYLVKKGNKKEYAWNDVQRDVANERMGGNAAIQRYKGLGEMNAEQLWDTTLNPENRTFRQVTIDSLAEADRVFSMLMGDEVPPRREFIEKNASYAKIDA; from the coding sequence ATGAGTGAAGAAAATAAGAAAAGTGGTTATTCTGCGGATAGTATTCAGGCCTTAGAGGGAATGGAGCACGTAAGAATGCGACCTTCCATGTATATTGGAGATACTGGAGTTCGTGGATTACACCATTTAGTGTATGAAGTGGTTGATAACTCTATTGATGAGGCGTTAGCTGGACATTGTGATACTATTTATGTAGCAATAAACGAAGATAATTCCATTTCAGTTGAAGATAACGGTCGTGGTATTCCAGTTGATTTACACAAAAAAGAAGGCGTTTCTGCACTAGAAGTTGTAATGACTAAAATTGGAGCAGGAGGTAAGTTTGATAAAGATTCTTATAAGGTTTCTGGAGGTTTGCATGGTGTTGGGGTTTCGTGTGTTAACGCACTTTCTGACCATTTACGTGCAACGGTTTATCGTGAAGGTAAAATCTATGAGCAAGAATACGAAAGAGGTAAAGCGTTATATCCAGTAAAACAAATTGGAACGACTGATAAAAGAGGTACTATGGTTACTTTTAAACCAGATGCTACTATTTTTACCCAAACATTAGAATATTCATACGACACATTAGCGGCTCGTTTACGCGAACTTTCTTTCTTAAATAAGGGAATCACCATTACTTTAACTGATAAAAGAAATTTAGCAGAAGACGGTTCTCAACCAGTTGAAACTTTTCATTCTAAAGAAGGTTTAAAAGAATTTGTTAAGTTTTTAGATGGAAATCGTGAACCTATCATTACTCATGTAATTAGCATGGAGCATGAAAAAGGTGAGATTCCTGTTGAGGTTGCTTTAATTTACAATACAAGTTACACCGAGAATATTTTCTCTTATGTAAATAATATCAATACACACGAAGGAGGAACACATTTACAAGGTTTCCGTATGGGTTTAACGCGTACGTTGAAAAAATATGCGGATGCTTCTGGTTTGTTGGATAAATTAAAATTTGAAATTTCAGGAGATGACTTCCGTGAAGGTTTAACAGCTATTATTTCGGTAAAAGTGCAAGAACCACAGTTCGAAGGTCAAACCAAAACTAAATTAGGAAATAGAGAAGTAGTTTCTCCAGTTTCTCAGGCGGTTTCTGAAATGTTAGAAAATTATTTGGAAGAAAATCCAAATGATGCTAAAATCATAGTTCAAAAAGTAATTCTTGCTGCACAAGCACGTCATGCTGCTAAAAAAGCACGTGAAATGGTGCAACGTAAAACCGTTATGGGTGGTGGAGGATTGCCAGGTAAATTATCAGATTGTTCAGAACAAGATCCAGAAAAATGCGAAATTTTCCTTGTAGAGGGAGATTCGGCAGGAGGAACAGCTAAACAAGGTCGTGATAGATTTTTCCAAGCAATTTTACCTTTACGTGGTAAAATTTTGAATGTGGAAAAAGCAATGCAACACAAAGTATTTGAAAACGAAGAAATTCGTAATATTTTTACCGCATTAGGAGTTACAATCGGAACCGCTGAAGATTCAAAAGCTTTAAATTTAGAAAAATTACGTTACCACAAAGTAGTGATTATGTGTGATGCCGATGTCGATGGTTCTCACATCTCAACTTTGATTTTAACGTTCTTTTTTAGATATATGAAAGAACTTATTGAAAAAGGTCACGTATATATTGCAGCTCCACCTTTATATTTGGTTAAAAAAGGAAACAAAAAAGAGTATGCTTGGAACGATGTTCAACGTGATGTTGCTAATGAAAGAATGGGAGGAAATGCTGCTATTCAACGTTATAAAGGTCTTGGGGAAATGAATGCAGAACAATTGTGGGACACGACTCTTAATCCAGAAAACAGAACGTTCAGACAAGTTACAATCGATAGTTTGGCAGAAGCGGATAGAGTTTTCTCAATGTTGATGGGTGATGAGGTACCGCCTCGTAGAGAGTTTATTGAAAAGAATGCCTCTTACGCTAAAATTGATGCGTAA
- a CDS encoding DUF6588 family protein, with protein MRKSGIIIGLFAAFFFTQKSKAQTVNEQIGYLLTDALFYSGQYITPATDAAVYQASSSWMNSAKKKEKWKVDLGLHVNTFFVPKKDREFQISNDDFLFFEIENAETAVVPSTLGNDNQVYLVGDLDGQQVRFKTPEGINQEVVVYPYLQASVGLPYGFEFVGRYSTRTKLKKGDYQVYGFGLKHNFSQYFSKLEQKKINISLLTVYSNEEIRFDFLDVQTATFGNLGLDRFSSKINTYHFQLAVSKGIKDFEIIGSIITNVSDFNYKVYSDSSEPSVFLDPINKLIPQLEETKWNAIGEISGRYQISKFYLQSSIAFGKFVNGNMGVQYQF; from the coding sequence ATGCGTAAATCGGGTATAATAATAGGATTATTTGCTGCTTTCTTTTTTACACAAAAAAGTAAGGCTCAGACTGTAAATGAACAAATAGGGTATCTGTTAACAGATGCCCTTTTCTATTCGGGTCAGTATATTACTCCTGCAACAGATGCAGCGGTTTATCAAGCTTCTTCATCTTGGATGAATTCGGCAAAGAAAAAAGAAAAATGGAAAGTTGATTTAGGTTTACATGTAAATACTTTTTTTGTTCCTAAAAAGGATAGAGAATTTCAAATAAGTAATGATGATTTTCTATTTTTTGAAATAGAAAATGCAGAAACCGCAGTTGTTCCTTCTACTTTAGGAAATGATAATCAAGTTTATTTGGTAGGAGATTTAGATGGTCAACAAGTGCGATTTAAAACTCCTGAAGGAATTAATCAAGAAGTAGTGGTTTATCCTTATTTGCAAGCGAGCGTAGGATTACCTTATGGATTTGAATTTGTAGGAAGATATTCAACTCGAACCAAACTTAAAAAGGGCGATTATCAGGTATATGGATTTGGTTTAAAGCATAATTTTAGTCAGTATTTTTCAAAGTTAGAACAAAAGAAAATCAATATTTCATTGCTAACGGTTTATTCAAATGAAGAAATCCGATTTGATTTTTTAGATGTCCAAACGGCAACTTTTGGTAATTTAGGATTGGATAGATTTAGTAGTAAAATTAATACTTATCATTTTCAACTAGCTGTTTCAAAAGGAATTAAGGATTTCGAAATTATTGGAAGTATAATTACTAATGTGAGTGATTTTAATTATAAGGTATATAGTGATAGTTCTGAACCTTCAGTATTTTTAGATCCAATCAATAAGCTTATTCCACAGCTTGAAGAAACCAAATGGAATGCAATAGGTGAAATTTCAGGTAGATATCAAATAAGCAAATTTTATCTGCAAAGTTCAATTGCTTTTGGTAAATTTGTCAACGGAAATATGGGAGTTCAATATCAATTTTAA
- the mdh gene encoding malate dehydrogenase encodes MKVTIVGAGNVGATCADVISYRGIASEVVLVDIKEGFAEGKAMDIMQCATTTVFNTQLSGTTGDYSKTAGSDVVVITSGIPRKPGMTREELIGINAGIVKSVADNVLTHSPNAIIVVVSNPMDTMAYLTLKATGLPKNRVIGMGGALDSSRFKYYLSKALDKPANDVQGMVIGGHGDTTMIPLTRLASYNGVPVSNFLSQEELDKVAADTMVGGATLTGLLGTSAWYAPGASVAYLVDSILNDQKRMIPCSVFLEGEYGQEDICMGVPCIIGKNGVEKIVDVQLNEAEKALFAKSADAVRNMNADLKSVL; translated from the coding sequence ATGAAAGTAACTATAGTAGGTGCGGGAAACGTAGGTGCAACATGTGCAGACGTTATATCGTACAGAGGAATTGCAAGTGAGGTTGTATTAGTAGACATTAAAGAAGGTTTTGCCGAAGGTAAAGCTATGGATATTATGCAATGCGCTACAACTACTGTGTTTAATACACAATTGAGTGGTACAACTGGTGATTATTCTAAAACTGCAGGAAGTGATGTAGTAGTAATTACTTCAGGTATTCCAAGAAAACCTGGAATGACCCGTGAAGAGTTAATCGGTATCAATGCTGGAATTGTTAAGTCGGTTGCAGATAACGTTTTAACACATTCTCCAAATGCAATTATAGTAGTAGTGTCTAATCCAATGGATACTATGGCCTATTTAACATTAAAAGCTACAGGATTGCCTAAAAATAGAGTAATTGGAATGGGTGGTGCTTTAGATAGCTCTCGTTTTAAATATTATTTATCAAAAGCATTAGATAAACCAGCTAATGATGTTCAAGGTATGGTTATTGGTGGTCATGGTGATACTACAATGATTCCATTAACACGTTTAGCATCTTACAATGGTGTTCCGGTTTCTAATTTCTTATCTCAAGAAGAATTAGATAAAGTAGCTGCTGACACTATGGTGGGTGGTGCTACATTAACAGGTTTGTTAGGAACTTCAGCTTGGTATGCACCAGGAGCTTCTGTGGCTTATTTAGTTGATAGTATTTTAAATGATCAAAAGCGTATGATTCCATGTTCAGTATTCTTAGAAGGAGAGTATGGACAAGAAGATATTTGTATGGGAGTTCCATGTATTATTGGTAAAAATGGTGTTGAGAAAATTGTTGATGTGCAATTAAATGAAGCTGAAAAAGCATTATTTGCTAAAAGTGCAGATGCAGTTCGTAACATGAATGCAGATTTGAAATCAGTATTGTAA
- the secDF gene encoding protein translocase subunit SecDF, with protein sequence MQNRGLIKFFAIIFALVCVYQLSFTFVANSIVSDAKAFAKGDAAKELRYLDSIGKEEVYLGHTYKEVTNNQINKGLDLEGGLNVILQISVKDVLKGLANDSKNPAFLKALADAKANQQGNQDYIDAFFEAANAANVKLAAADVFGNRNLDEVIKFDMTNKQVEPIIKQKVQESVESAFKVLRERIDKFGVTQPNIQLLGNSGRILVELPGAKDVDRIKKLLQSTAQLEFWETYKIEEVGQYLMSVEDALKKTEVAVKAAPTKTTGIDSLLTDKADTTAANNSPFLGKMLAPGQQGAPHVGTFATKDTAVINGYLKRADIKALLPANLTNIRFAWGKTNEKNPDITDLYALKGTRDNVAPLSGGVIVDAKDTFDQLGKPAVSMQMNGNGSRKWEQITGAVSQQGNAIAIVLDNIVYSAPGVSKGAITGGQSEISGNFTIEETKDLANILRAGKLPAAAEIVQSEVVGPSLGQEAIDNGMLSFVIGFALVLLWMVVYYGKTGFYANLALLVNILFIFGTLASFGAVLTLPGIAGIVLTIGMAVDANVIIFERAKEELDNGKSVQEATDYAFTWKGAMSSIIDANVTTAITAIILLVFGTGPIQGFATTLLIGIFTSVITAVFVTRMFLDWSLNRNEKLAYSTSLTKTWFKNLNIDFLGKKKIAYIISGLLVALSIFSLATKGLNQGVDFVGGRTYQVRFDKAVSAPEVTADLVAVFGSAEAKIYGGNNQLKITTKYKIEDEGEGVDKEVNQKLYEGLKKYLPADLTYEKFANLYEGKEIGILSSAKVTGTISKDIKTNSLWAVLGSLFVVFVYLMISFRKWQFGLAAVIAVAHDVIIVLGIFSFFYTILPFNMEIDQAFIAAILTVIGYSLNDTVIVFDRVREYLDYNSSPDFKGLVNKALNTTLSRTINTSATTLVVLVAIFIFGGETIRGFVFAILVGILVGTYSSLFIATPVMQDTIGEKEGRKMAEFKKED encoded by the coding sequence ATGCAGAATAGAGGACTTATTAAATTTTTCGCAATTATCTTTGCTTTGGTATGTGTATACCAACTTTCTTTTACTTTCGTAGCAAATAGTATTGTTTCTGATGCAAAAGCTTTTGCAAAAGGAGATGCTGCTAAGGAATTACGTTATTTAGATTCTATAGGAAAAGAAGAAGTATACTTAGGACATACTTACAAAGAAGTTACCAATAACCAAATCAACAAAGGTCTTGACTTAGAAGGTGGATTAAACGTAATCCTTCAAATTTCAGTTAAAGATGTTTTGAAAGGATTAGCTAATGATTCTAAAAATCCAGCTTTCCTAAAAGCACTTGCTGATGCAAAAGCAAACCAACAAGGAAATCAAGATTATATTGATGCTTTCTTTGAAGCAGCTAATGCAGCAAATGTGAAATTGGCTGCTGCTGATGTTTTTGGAAATAGAAACTTAGATGAAGTTATCAAGTTTGATATGACCAACAAACAAGTTGAGCCAATCATCAAACAAAAAGTTCAAGAATCAGTAGAAAGTGCTTTCAAAGTATTAAGAGAGCGTATCGATAAATTTGGTGTAACTCAACCTAATATTCAATTATTAGGAAATTCTGGTAGAATCTTGGTAGAATTGCCAGGCGCTAAAGATGTTGATCGTATAAAAAAATTATTGCAAAGTACTGCTCAATTAGAGTTTTGGGAAACCTATAAAATTGAAGAAGTTGGACAATATTTAATGTCTGTAGAAGATGCATTAAAGAAAACAGAAGTAGCTGTTAAAGCGGCACCAACTAAAACAACTGGAATAGATTCTTTATTAACAGATAAAGCAGATACTACAGCTGCAAATAATAGTCCTTTCTTAGGTAAAATGTTAGCTCCAGGTCAGCAAGGTGCTCCACATGTAGGAACATTTGCTACTAAAGATACTGCAGTTATTAACGGGTATTTAAAAAGAGCAGATATTAAAGCTTTATTACCAGCTAATTTAACTAACATTAGATTTGCTTGGGGAAAAACCAACGAAAAAAATCCAGATATTACAGATTTATATGCATTAAAAGGAACAAGAGATAATGTTGCTCCTTTAAGTGGTGGTGTTATTGTTGATGCAAAAGATACTTTTGATCAATTAGGTAAACCAGCCGTTTCTATGCAAATGAATGGTAACGGATCAAGAAAATGGGAACAAATTACAGGAGCAGTTTCTCAACAAGGAAATGCTATTGCAATTGTTTTAGATAATATCGTTTACTCTGCACCAGGTGTAAGTAAAGGAGCGATTACTGGAGGTCAATCAGAAATCTCTGGAAACTTTACAATTGAAGAAACAAAAGATTTAGCAAACATCTTAAGAGCAGGTAAATTACCAGCTGCAGCAGAAATTGTTCAATCAGAAGTAGTAGGGCCATCATTAGGACAAGAAGCTATTGATAATGGTATGTTATCATTCGTTATTGGTTTTGCTTTAGTATTATTATGGATGGTAGTTTACTACGGTAAAACTGGATTCTATGCTAACTTAGCTTTATTAGTAAACATCTTATTCATTTTTGGAACATTAGCAAGTTTTGGTGCGGTATTAACATTGCCAGGTATTGCAGGTATCGTTTTAACAATCGGTATGGCGGTAGATGCTAACGTAATCATATTTGAAAGAGCAAAAGAAGAATTAGATAATGGTAAATCGGTACAAGAAGCTACTGATTATGCTTTTACTTGGAAAGGTGCGATGTCATCTATTATTGATGCTAACGTTACTACAGCGATTACAGCTATTATCTTATTAGTGTTTGGAACAGGGCCTATTCAAGGTTTTGCTACTACTTTATTAATTGGTATTTTTACTTCTGTTATCACTGCAGTTTTTGTAACTAGAATGTTCTTAGATTGGAGTTTAAACAGAAACGAAAAATTAGCTTATTCAACTTCGTTAACTAAAACTTGGTTTAAAAACTTAAATATCGATTTCTTAGGGAAAAAGAAAATTGCTTATATAATTTCAGGTCTTTTAGTAGCATTAAGTATTTTCTCATTAGCAACTAAAGGATTAAATCAAGGGGTTGACTTCGTAGGAGGAAGAACGTACCAAGTACGTTTCGATAAAGCGGTTTCGGCTCCAGAAGTTACAGCTGATTTAGTAGCTGTTTTTGGAAGTGCTGAAGCTAAAATTTATGGAGGTAATAATCAGTTAAAAATTACTACTAAATATAAAATTGAAGACGAAGGCGAAGGTGTAGATAAAGAAGTAAACCAAAAATTATATGAAGGTTTAAAGAAATATTTACCAGCTGATTTAACCTATGAAAAGTTTGCCAATTTATACGAAGGTAAAGAAATTGGTATTTTATCATCTGCTAAAGTAACAGGAACTATTTCAAAAGATATTAAAACAAACTCTTTATGGGCAGTTTTAGGTTCATTATTTGTTGTATTTGTTTACTTAATGATTAGTTTCCGTAAATGGCAATTTGGATTAGCTGCTGTTATAGCAGTTGCGCATGACGTAATTATTGTATTGGGTATTTTCTCATTTTTCTATACAATCTTACCATTTAACATGGAGATTGACCAAGCGTTCATTGCTGCAATCTTAACCGTTATTGGATATTCGTTGAATGATACTGTAATTGTATTTGATAGAGTTCGTGAATACCTAGATTACAATTCCTCACCAGATTTCAAAGGATTAGTTAACAAAGCATTAAATACTACTTTAAGTAGAACAATCAATACTTCTGCAACAACATTAGTTGTGTTAGTGGCAATCTTCATTTTTGGAGGTGAAACTATTAGAGGTTTCGTATTTGCTATCTTAGTGGGTATTTTAGTAGGAACTTATTCTTCATTATTCATTGCAACTCCAGTGATGCAAGATACAATTGGTGAAAAAGAAGGTCGTAAAATGGCTGAATTTAAAAAAGAAGACTAA